The following proteins come from a genomic window of Rattus norvegicus strain BN/NHsdMcwi chromosome 8, GRCr8, whole genome shotgun sequence:
- the Amigo3 gene encoding amphoterin-induced protein 3 precursor, giving the protein MAWLVLLGLLLCMLGAGSGTSDLEGVLPPDPHNCPNKCVCAADVLSCAGRGLQDLPAALPATAAELDLSHNALKRLHPGWLAPLSRLRALYLGYNKLDVLGRGVFTNASGLRILDLSSNLLRRLRTYDLDGLEELEKLLLFNNRLMHLDLDAFQGLSMLSHLYLSCNELSSFSFNHLHGLGLTRLRTLDLSSNWLGHVSVPELAALPTFLKNRLYLHNNPLPCDCSLYHLLRRWHQRGLSALHDFEREYTCLAFKVAESRVRFFEHSRVFKNCSVAAAPGLELPEEELHTHVGQSLRLFCNTTVPAARVAWVSPKNELLVAPGSQDGSIAVLADGSLAIGRVQEQHAGLFVCLASGPRLHHNQTLEYNVSVHKPRPEPEAFNTGFTTLLGCIVGLVLVLLYLFAPPCRGCCRCCRRACRNRCWPRASSPLQELSAQSSVLSTTPPDAPSRKASVHKHVAFLEPGKKGLNGRVQLAVAEDFDLCNPMGLQLKAGSESASSTGSEGLMMS; this is encoded by the coding sequence ATGGCCTGGTTGGTGCTACTGGGTCTACTACTGTGCATGTTGGGGGCTGGATCAGGCACTTCAGATTTGGAGGGTGTTCTGCCCCCTGATCCCCACAACTGCCCCAATAAATGTGTCTGTGCTGCCGATGTGTTGAGCTGTGCGGGCCGTGGGTTACAGGACTTGCCGGCAGCACTGCCTGCCACTGCTGCAGAACTTGATTTGAGCCACAATGCACTCAAACGCCTGCACCCAGGATGGCTGGCGCCCCTCTCCCGGCTGCGTGCCTTGTACCTAGGCTACAATAAGTTGGATGTCCTGGGCCGCGGTGTGTTCACTAACGCCAGTGGGCTGAGGATACTCGATCTGTCCTCTAACCTGCTGAGGAGACTCCGTACCTATGACCTggatggactggaggagctggagaagtTACTTCTGTTCAATAACCGCCTGATGCACTTGGACCTGGATGCTTTCCAGGGCCTGAGCATGCTCAGCCACCTCTATCTCAGCTGCAACGaactctcctctttctctttcaacCACCTGCACGGCCTGGGGTTAACCCGCCTACGCACTCTAGACCTCTCCTCCAACTGGCTGGGCCATGTCTCCGTCCCTGAACTGGCTGCACTGCCCACTTTCCTCAAGAATCGGCTCTACTTGCACAACAACCCACTGCCCTGCGACTGCAGCCTCTACCACCTGCTCCGGCGCTGGCACCAGCGGGGCCTAAGTGCTCTGCACGACTTTGAACGTGAGTACACATGCTTGGCCTTTAAGGTGGCAGAATCCCGAGTGCGCTTCTTCGAGCACAGCCGGGTCTTCAAGAACTGCTCAGTGGCTGCAGCTCCAGGCTTAGAGCTGCCCGAGGAAGAGCTGCACACACACGTGGGCCAGTCCCTGAGGCTCTTCTGCAACACCACAGTGCCTGCTGCACGAGTGGCCTGGGTTTCCCCGAAAAACGAGCTGCTGGTCGCGCCAGGCTCCCAGGATGGCAGCATTGCTGTGTTGGCGGATGGCAGCTTAGCCATAGGCAGGGTGCAAGAACAGCACGCAGGCCTCTTTGTGTGCCTGGCAAGTGGGCCCCGCCTGCACCACAACCAGACGCTTGAGTACAATGTGAGTGTACATAAGCCTCGCCCCGAGCCGGAGGCTTTCAACACGGGCTTCACCACACTGCTGGGCTGTATCGTGGgcctggtgctggtgctgctctACCTGTTTGCACCACCCTGTCGTGGCTGCTGTCGCTGTTGTCGGCGGGCCTGCCGCAACCGTTGCTGGCCCCGGGCATCCAGTCCACTCCAGGAGCTGAGTGCACAGTCCTCGGTGCTCAGCACTACACCGCCAGATGCACCCAGCCGCAAGGCCAGCGTCCACAAGCATGTGGCCTTCCTGGAGCCGGGCAAGAAAGGCCTCAATGGCCGTGTGCAGCTAGCAGTAGCTGAAGACTTTGATCTGTGCAACCCCATGGGCTTGCAACTCAAGGCTGGCTCTGAGTCAGCCAGTTCCACAGGCTCAGAGGGTCTCATGATGAGCTAG